In the genome of Candidatus Ruthia magnifica str. Cm (Calyptogena magnifica), one region contains:
- a CDS encoding TIGR04211 family SH3 domain-containing protein, protein MNLIKHLLLTLILLCTLANARSFVYITDQVDIPMREDKTFGGNILRSLSSGSKLSILQATEDGWSQVKYENSTGWVISRYLSNNPPARVQLEKLRQRHNANQLLTTKQSKRNTELEKQIKTLKNKNIKLSMQISKSQAEKQHIEQIYKDALKLEYSNEKLTTKVLQLKAEIQLLESNSTATQDSSSRNWFIVGSLVLFFGIMIGFIFPNFVNRRRY, encoded by the coding sequence ATGAATTTAATTAAACATTTATTATTAACACTCATACTACTCTGTACGCTTGCTAATGCCAGGTCATTTGTCTACATCACTGACCAAGTAGACATTCCAATGCGCGAAGATAAAACATTTGGTGGTAACATATTGCGTTCTTTATCTTCTGGCTCAAAACTTTCCATCCTACAAGCCACTGAAGACGGCTGGAGTCAAGTTAAGTATGAGAATTCAACAGGTTGGGTTATTTCAAGATATCTATCTAACAATCCACCAGCAAGAGTACAATTAGAAAAACTTAGACAAAGACACAATGCCAACCAATTACTAACCACCAAACAAAGCAAAAGAAACACGGAACTTGAAAAACAAATTAAAACACTAAAAAATAAAAATATCAAACTTTCTATGCAAATTAGCAAATCTCAAGCTGAAAAGCAACACATTGAGCAAATTTATAAAGACGCATTAAAACTTGAATATTCTAACGAAAAGCTTACCACGAAAGTATTACAATTAAAAGCTGAGATTCAATTGTTAGAAAGCAACAGTACCGCCACGCAAGATTCTAGTTCTCGTAATTGGTTCATTGTAGGTAGCTTGGTATTATTTTTTGGCATAATGATAGGTTTCATTTTTCCAAACTTTGTTAATCGTAGGAGATATTAA